From the genome of Globicephala melas chromosome 14, mGloMel1.2, whole genome shotgun sequence, one region includes:
- the TENT5A gene encoding terminal nucleotidyltransferase 5A isoform X1, translating to MHQRYFWTDQGPVAFGGHFMAEGEGYFAMAEDELAGGPYIPLAGDFSGGDFGGGGGGGGGHCLDYCESPTAHCNVLNWEQVQRLDGILSETIPIHGRGNFPTLELQPSLIVKVVRRRLAEKRIGVRDVRLNGSAASHVLHQDSGLGYKDLDLIFCADLRGEEEFQTVKDVVLDCLLDFLPEGVNKEKITPLTLKEAYVQKMVKVCNDSDRWSLISLSNNSGKNVELKFVDSLRRQFEFSVDSFQIKLDSLLLFYECSENPMTETFHPTIIGESVYGDFHEAFDHLCNKIIATRNPEEIRGGGLLKYCNLLVRGFRPASDEIKTLQRYMCSRFFIDFSDIGEQQRKLESYLQNHFVGLEDRKYDYLMTLHGVVNESTVCLMGHERRQTLNLITMLAIRVLADQNVIPNVANVTCYYQPAPYVADANFSNYYIAQVQPVFTCQQQTYSTWLPCN from the exons ATGCATCAGAGATACTTTTG GACCGACCAGGGCCCAGTGGCGTTCGGCGGGCACTTCATGGCGGAAGGCGAAGGGTACTTTGCCATGGCTGAGGACGAGCTGGCCGGCGGCCCTTACATCCCCCTGGCCGGAGACTTTAGCGGCGGCGActtcggcggcggcggcggcggcggcggcgggcacTGCTTGGACTATTGCGAAAGCCCCACGGCGCACTGCAACGTGCTGAACTGGGAGCAAGTGCAGCGGCTGGACGGCATCCTGAGCGAGACCATCCCGATCCACGGGCGCGGCAACTTCCCCACGCTCGAGCTGCAGCCCAGCCTGATCGTGAAGGTGGTGCGGCGGCGCCTGGCCGAGAAGCGCATCGGCGTCCGCGACGTGCGCCTCAACGGCTCGGCCGCCAGCCACGTCCTGCACCAGGACAGCGGCCTGGGCTACAAGGATCTGGACCTCATCTTCTGCGCCGACCTGCGCGGGGAAGAGGAGTTTCAGACTGTGAAGGACGTCGTGCTGGACTGCCTGTTGGACTTCTTACCCGAAGGGGTGAACAAAGAGAAGATCACACCACTCACACTCAAG GAAGCTTATGTGCAGAAAATGGTTAAAGTGTGCAATGACTCTGACCGATGGAGTCTTATATCCCTGTCAAACAACAGTGGCAAAAATGTGGAACTGAAATTTGTGGATTCCCTCCGGAGGCAGTTTGAATTTAGTGTAGATTCTTTTCAAATCAAATTAGACTCTCTTCTCCTCTTTTACGAATGTTCAGAGAACCCAATGACTGAAACGTTTCACCCCACAATAATCGGGGAGAGCGTCTATGGCGATTTCCACGAAGCCTTTGATCACCTTTGTAACAAGATCATTGCCACCCGGAACCCGGAGGAAATCAGAGGGGGAGGCCTGCTTAAGTACTGCAACCTCTTAGTGAGGGGCTTTAGGCCCGCCTCTGATGAGATCAAGACCCTTCAGAGGTATATGTGTTCTAGGTTTTTCATCGATTTCTCAGACATTGGAGAGCAGCAGAGAAAACTGGAGTCCTATTTGCAGAACCACTTCGTGGGCTTGGAAGACCGCAAGTATGACTATCTCATGACCCTTCATGGAGTGGTGAATGAGAGTACCGTGTGCCTGATGGGACATGAAAGAAGACAGACTTTAAACCTGATCACAATGCTGGCTATCCGGGTGCTAGCTGACCAAAATGTCATCCCTAACGTGGCTAATGTCACTTGCTATTACCAGCCAGCCCCGTATGTAGCAGATGCCAACTTTAGCAATTACTACATTGCACAGGTCCAGCCAGTGTTCACATGCCAGCAACAGACATACTCTACTTGGCTACCTTGCAATTAG
- the TENT5A gene encoding terminal nucleotidyltransferase 5A isoform X2 — protein MAEGEGYFAMAEDELAGGPYIPLAGDFSGGDFGGGGGGGGGHCLDYCESPTAHCNVLNWEQVQRLDGILSETIPIHGRGNFPTLELQPSLIVKVVRRRLAEKRIGVRDVRLNGSAASHVLHQDSGLGYKDLDLIFCADLRGEEEFQTVKDVVLDCLLDFLPEGVNKEKITPLTLKEAYVQKMVKVCNDSDRWSLISLSNNSGKNVELKFVDSLRRQFEFSVDSFQIKLDSLLLFYECSENPMTETFHPTIIGESVYGDFHEAFDHLCNKIIATRNPEEIRGGGLLKYCNLLVRGFRPASDEIKTLQRYMCSRFFIDFSDIGEQQRKLESYLQNHFVGLEDRKYDYLMTLHGVVNESTVCLMGHERRQTLNLITMLAIRVLADQNVIPNVANVTCYYQPAPYVADANFSNYYIAQVQPVFTCQQQTYSTWLPCN, from the exons ATGGCGGAAGGCGAAGGGTACTTTGCCATGGCTGAGGACGAGCTGGCCGGCGGCCCTTACATCCCCCTGGCCGGAGACTTTAGCGGCGGCGActtcggcggcggcggcggcggcggcggcgggcacTGCTTGGACTATTGCGAAAGCCCCACGGCGCACTGCAACGTGCTGAACTGGGAGCAAGTGCAGCGGCTGGACGGCATCCTGAGCGAGACCATCCCGATCCACGGGCGCGGCAACTTCCCCACGCTCGAGCTGCAGCCCAGCCTGATCGTGAAGGTGGTGCGGCGGCGCCTGGCCGAGAAGCGCATCGGCGTCCGCGACGTGCGCCTCAACGGCTCGGCCGCCAGCCACGTCCTGCACCAGGACAGCGGCCTGGGCTACAAGGATCTGGACCTCATCTTCTGCGCCGACCTGCGCGGGGAAGAGGAGTTTCAGACTGTGAAGGACGTCGTGCTGGACTGCCTGTTGGACTTCTTACCCGAAGGGGTGAACAAAGAGAAGATCACACCACTCACACTCAAG GAAGCTTATGTGCAGAAAATGGTTAAAGTGTGCAATGACTCTGACCGATGGAGTCTTATATCCCTGTCAAACAACAGTGGCAAAAATGTGGAACTGAAATTTGTGGATTCCCTCCGGAGGCAGTTTGAATTTAGTGTAGATTCTTTTCAAATCAAATTAGACTCTCTTCTCCTCTTTTACGAATGTTCAGAGAACCCAATGACTGAAACGTTTCACCCCACAATAATCGGGGAGAGCGTCTATGGCGATTTCCACGAAGCCTTTGATCACCTTTGTAACAAGATCATTGCCACCCGGAACCCGGAGGAAATCAGAGGGGGAGGCCTGCTTAAGTACTGCAACCTCTTAGTGAGGGGCTTTAGGCCCGCCTCTGATGAGATCAAGACCCTTCAGAGGTATATGTGTTCTAGGTTTTTCATCGATTTCTCAGACATTGGAGAGCAGCAGAGAAAACTGGAGTCCTATTTGCAGAACCACTTCGTGGGCTTGGAAGACCGCAAGTATGACTATCTCATGACCCTTCATGGAGTGGTGAATGAGAGTACCGTGTGCCTGATGGGACATGAAAGAAGACAGACTTTAAACCTGATCACAATGCTGGCTATCCGGGTGCTAGCTGACCAAAATGTCATCCCTAACGTGGCTAATGTCACTTGCTATTACCAGCCAGCCCCGTATGTAGCAGATGCCAACTTTAGCAATTACTACATTGCACAGGTCCAGCCAGTGTTCACATGCCAGCAACAGACATACTCTACTTGGCTACCTTGCAATTAG